Proteins encoded within one genomic window of Cucumis sativus cultivar 9930 chromosome 3, Cucumber_9930_V3, whole genome shotgun sequence:
- the LOC105434820 gene encoding chromo domain-containing protein LHP1 isoform X1: MGRGKKKAAGSSEPETVALPIPDFTQSTHLNGDSAPSISNNNGSEPKILFPHSPSSLHNASVQIPLPIDDAGVVNGEDNVIPDVSASERTNLDEGFFEVEAIRRKRVRKGQLQYLVKWRGWPETENTWEPLDNLQSCFEFIEEYEERFCQSRSGKQRKRKRKDEDIESESQEEKDLQIIAIDNVTDVVISTLDDRLSAAPFNKKLHRDLPISQEPLDSIHEGELDGKFDGSRKKDEYDLKLIDFNASISGNMVDSEKKTVASNDVSLVYDVSKADCVVGSAQVSHSTGAKRRKSSRVKRFTKDSALPEQGLKQNAATVSIEPIDPSEQLGPQNPSSSGHSRNVSTITRIIRPVGYSVSVLNNIPDVIVTFLAVRSDGKEVTVNNKFLKANNPHLLINYYEQHLRYNPTL, from the exons ATGgggagagggaagaagaaagcGGCGGGAAGTTCTGAACCTGAAACAGTGGCGCTTCCAATCCCTGATTTCACTCAATCAACTCATCTTAATGGCGATTCAGCCCCTTCAATCTCTAACAACAACGGTAGTGaacccaaaattttatttccacATTCACCTTCTTCACTTCACAATGCTTCTGTGCAAATTCCTCTACCCATCGACGACGCCGGAGTGGTCAACGGCGAAGACAATGTCATACCTGATGTTTCTGCTTCTGAACGTACTAACCTAGATGAGGGCTTCTTCGAAGTTGAAGCCATTCGGCGGAAAAGAGTTCGTAAG GGACAGCTTCAGTACCTCGTCAAATG GCGTGGTTGGCCAGAGACAGAAAATACATGGGAACCCTTGGACAATCTCCAGTCATGCTTTGAATTTATTGAAGAATATGAAGAAAG GTTTTGTCAATCGCGATCAGGAAAGCAGCGGAAGCGGAAGCGCAAGGACGAAGACATTGAAAGTGAATCTCAAGAGGAAAAAGATCTCCAAATTATAGCCATTGATAATGTCACGGATGTAGTTATCAGTACTCTGGATGATCGTCTATCGGCCGCTCCATTTAACAAGAAACTTCATCGTGATCTTCCTATTTCTCAAGAACCCTTAGACTCTATTCATGAAGGAGAGCTAGATGGGAAATTTGATGGAAGTAGAAAGAAAGACGAATATGATCTGAAACTTATCGACTTCAATGCATCGATATCTGGCAACATGGTTGATTCTGAGAAAAAAACAGTGGCTTCTAACGATGTTAGCCTTGTTTATGATGTTTCCAAGGCCGATTGCGTGGTGGGTTCTGCTCAGGTAAGTCACTCCACTGGTGCCAAGAGAAGGAAGTCCAGTAGGGTGAAAAGGTTCACGAAGGATTCAGCCTTGCCTGAACAaggattaaaacaaaatgcaGCAACTGTAAGCATTGAGCCTATTGATCCAAGTGAACAATTAGGACCCCAGAATCCTAGTTCGTCAGGCCACTCCAGAAATGTGTCTACCATCACAAGGATTATCAGGCCTGTTGGTTATTCAGTTTCAGTATTAAATAACATCCCAGATGTAATCGTAACCTTCTTGGCTGTGAG GTCGGATGGAAAAGAAGTGACGGTGAATAACAAATTTCTTAAAGCTAACAATCCACATCTG TTGATTAACTACTATGAGCAACATCTCCGATATAATCCTACATTATGA
- the LOC105434820 gene encoding chromo domain protein LHP1 isoform X2 yields the protein MGLCSRNWLGISVTLFEKLWNVNVIEKLWMFTRGQLQYLVKWRGWPETENTWEPLDNLQSCFEFIEEYEERFCQSRSGKQRKRKRKDEDIESESQEEKDLQIIAIDNVTDVVISTLDDRLSAAPFNKKLHRDLPISQEPLDSIHEGELDGKFDGSRKKDEYDLKLIDFNASISGNMVDSEKKTVASNDVSLVYDVSKADCVVGSAQVSHSTGAKRRKSSRVKRFTKDSALPEQGLKQNAATVSIEPIDPSEQLGPQNPSSSGHSRNVSTITRIIRPVGYSVSVLNNIPDVIVTFLAVRSDGKEVTVNNKFLKANNPHLLINYYEQHLRYNPTL from the exons ATGGGGTTATGTTCTAGGAATTGGTTAGGTATTTCGGTCACTCTATTCGAAAAATTATGGAATGTGAATGTAATTGAGAAATTGTGGATGTTTACGAGA GGACAGCTTCAGTACCTCGTCAAATG GCGTGGTTGGCCAGAGACAGAAAATACATGGGAACCCTTGGACAATCTCCAGTCATGCTTTGAATTTATTGAAGAATATGAAGAAAG GTTTTGTCAATCGCGATCAGGAAAGCAGCGGAAGCGGAAGCGCAAGGACGAAGACATTGAAAGTGAATCTCAAGAGGAAAAAGATCTCCAAATTATAGCCATTGATAATGTCACGGATGTAGTTATCAGTACTCTGGATGATCGTCTATCGGCCGCTCCATTTAACAAGAAACTTCATCGTGATCTTCCTATTTCTCAAGAACCCTTAGACTCTATTCATGAAGGAGAGCTAGATGGGAAATTTGATGGAAGTAGAAAGAAAGACGAATATGATCTGAAACTTATCGACTTCAATGCATCGATATCTGGCAACATGGTTGATTCTGAGAAAAAAACAGTGGCTTCTAACGATGTTAGCCTTGTTTATGATGTTTCCAAGGCCGATTGCGTGGTGGGTTCTGCTCAGGTAAGTCACTCCACTGGTGCCAAGAGAAGGAAGTCCAGTAGGGTGAAAAGGTTCACGAAGGATTCAGCCTTGCCTGAACAaggattaaaacaaaatgcaGCAACTGTAAGCATTGAGCCTATTGATCCAAGTGAACAATTAGGACCCCAGAATCCTAGTTCGTCAGGCCACTCCAGAAATGTGTCTACCATCACAAGGATTATCAGGCCTGTTGGTTATTCAGTTTCAGTATTAAATAACATCCCAGATGTAATCGTAACCTTCTTGGCTGTGAG GTCGGATGGAAAAGAAGTGACGGTGAATAACAAATTTCTTAAAGCTAACAATCCACATCTG TTGATTAACTACTATGAGCAACATCTCCGATATAATCCTACATTATGA
- the LOC101217789 gene encoding tRNA threonylcarbamoyladenosine dehydratase, with the protein MEGKFKSLSLVGAGALFGSVSTFFILKLLHRQIADHAESKATKLRGNENMVETTVKGSPVVGCTNRGLSDVDLLTDEIVSEQLTRNIQFFGLSSQKNVTASYVVVIGLGGVGSHAAMMLLRSGVGRLLLVDFDQVSLSSLNRHAVATRADVGISKAQCLKEHFLSIFPECQVEAKVLLYDATSEEEILSGKPDFVLDCIDNIHTKVSLLAACVRRGLKVLSATGAGARADPTRIRVADLRESTIDPLSRSVRHRLRKGYGIEGGIPVVFSLEKPKAKLLPFQGPSGEAENPSDYQITPGFRVRIIPVLGTIPAIFGQVMASYVVTQLAGLQVDTEPVINLDSDHYKLLHQRLIEHEESLYGTAMEVQVDLEEVMFVAKELWHGRSAREQSARDVGRGLWRAINELMLVRWDRAKPASVSNLILLKFNEADEHESSTLDDIKENEPEFFRRVTATLKRAEVEFSL; encoded by the exons ATGGAGGGAAAATTCAAGTCTCTCTCATTGGTGGGAGCTGGAGCTCTCTTCGGTTCTGTTTCTACCTTCTTCATCCTCAAGCTTCTTCACAG ACAGATCGCGGATCATGCTGAATCGAAGGCAACCAAGCTGCGTG GTAATGAGAATATGGTCGAGACTACTGTAAAGGGCAGTCCTGTTGTTGGGTGCACCAATCGTGGACTTTCTGATGTAGACCTTCTAACTGACGAAATTGTTTCTGAACAACTAACAAg GAACATTCAGTTCTTTGGCCTTAGCTCGCAGAAGAATGTGACTGCATCCTATGTTGTGGTAATTGGTCTTGGTGGTGTTGGGAGTCATGCTGCTATGATGCTTCTTCGATCAGGGGTTGGCAGGCTTCTCCTCGTTGACTTTGACCAG GTGTCACTTTCTTCTCTTAATCGACACGCGGTTGCAACAAGAGCAGATGTAGGTATCTCAAAAGCTCAGTGCCTGAAGGAGCACTTTCTATCCATCTTTCCAGAGTGTCAAGTAGAAGCAAAAGTGCTATTATATGATGCAACATCTGAAGAAGAAATTCTTTCCGGAAAACCTGATTTTGTTCTGGACTGCATTGACAATATTCATACAAAG GTATCACTTCTTGCTGCATGTGTACGTAGGGGATTAAAAGTATTATCAGCAACAGGAGCCGGAGCACGAGCTGACCCAACAAGAATTCGTGTGGCTGATTTAAGAGAGTCAACAATTGATCCATTATCGCGTTCT gtGAGGCACCGTTTGCGGAAAGGTTATGGCATTGAAGGGGGCATTCCTGttgtattttctttagaaaaaccCAAAGCCAAGCTGCTTCCATTCCAAGGACCAAGTGGAGAAGCTGAAAATCCTTCAGATTATCAG ATAACTCCTGGGTTCAGAGTTCGCATCATACCCGTTCTAGGTACCATCCCTGCAATTTTTGGACAGGTAATGGCCTCATATGTTGTGACACAATTAGCAGGGCTTCAAGTGGACACAGAGCCTGTCATTAATTTGGACTCAGATCATTACAAGTTGCTTCATCAGCGACTCATTGAGCATGAAGAATCATTGTATGGCACTGCCATGGAAGTCCAG GTAGATCTTGAAGAAGTGATGTTTGTTGCAAAAGAGCTCTGGCATGGAAGAAGTGCGAGAGAGCAGTCTGCAAGAGATGTTGGACGAGGATTATGGCGAGCTATCAATGAATTAATGCTTGTGAG GTGGGACCGAGCAAAACCAGCATCCGTGTCGAACTTAAttctattgaaatttaatgAG GCTGACGAACACGAGTCGTCGACCCTAGATGacataaaggaaaatgaaccTGAATTCTTTAGGAGAGTGACTGCTACTTTGAAGCGAGCTGAGGTGGAATTTTCTTTATGA